In Anopheles gambiae chromosome 2, idAnoGambNW_F1_1, whole genome shotgun sequence, a single window of DNA contains:
- the LOC3290324 gene encoding uncharacterized protein C7orf50 homolog isoform X1, whose product MAKKNQIKTESVATAEKSEAMEVTKKKGKQQKRTENGDAVMKTKGNGVAAAKPEKKKNEKPNKKRPAQSAAQQQDEDDAMGEETVVPAKVSKKAAGNGDLIMGGTTIDQVTGINLQKKTKKSRKVKQREKLGTKGAKVPAKSNEKLQKEALEYLDTWGKNRQEWKFSKLKQIYIQEHVFDDSFIGEEAWPIAVEYLSKTQGFARDLLTAKAKAIIKKGDVNMKVQDSANYKRARELLQCLG is encoded by the exons ATGGCTAAAAAGAATCAAATCAAAACGGAAAGTGTGGCGACTGCTGAGAAATCAG AAGCCATGGAAGTGACGAAGAAAAAAGGCAAGCAACAAAAGCGTACCGAGAATGGCGACGCAGTAATGAAAACGAAAGGCAACGGGGTGGCTGCGGCTAAAccggagaagaaaaagaatgaaaagccaaacaaaaagcGACCCGCTCAGTCGGcggcgcagcagcaggatgAGGATGATGCGATGGGAGAGGAAACGGTCGTACCGGCCAAGGTGTCGAAGAAAGCGGCCGGCAACGGGGACTTGATCATGGGCGGTACGACTATTGACCAGGTCACCGGCATCAACCTgcagaagaagacaaaaaagagCCGCAAAGTGAAGCAGCGCGAAAAGCTTGGCACCAAGGGGGCGAAGGTGCCGGCCAAGTCGAATGAGAAGCTACAGAAGGAAGCGCTCGAGTATCTGGACACCTGGGGCAAGAACCGGCAGGAGTGGAAGTTTAGCAAGCTGAAGCAGATCTACATCCAGGAGCACGTGTTCGACGATTCCTTCATCGGCGAGGAGGCGTGGCCGATCGCGGTGGAGTATTTGAGCAAAACACAGGGCTTCGCCAGGGACCTGTTGACGGCTAAAGCGAAAGCCATTATCAAGAAAGGGGATGTGAATATGAAGGTGCAGGATAGCGCGAACTACAAGCGTGCCCGGGAACTGCTACAATGTTTGGGATGA
- the LOC3290324 gene encoding uncharacterized protein C7orf50 homolog isoform X2 has translation MAKKNQIKTESVATAEKSAMEVTKKKGKQQKRTENGDAVMKTKGNGVAAAKPEKKKNEKPNKKRPAQSAAQQQDEDDAMGEETVVPAKVSKKAAGNGDLIMGGTTIDQVTGINLQKKTKKSRKVKQREKLGTKGAKVPAKSNEKLQKEALEYLDTWGKNRQEWKFSKLKQIYIQEHVFDDSFIGEEAWPIAVEYLSKTQGFARDLLTAKAKAIIKKGDVNMKVQDSANYKRARELLQCLG, from the exons ATGGCTAAAAAGAATCAAATCAAAACGGAAAGTGTGGCGACTGCTGAGAAATCAG CCATGGAAGTGACGAAGAAAAAAGGCAAGCAACAAAAGCGTACCGAGAATGGCGACGCAGTAATGAAAACGAAAGGCAACGGGGTGGCTGCGGCTAAAccggagaagaaaaagaatgaaaagccaaacaaaaagcGACCCGCTCAGTCGGcggcgcagcagcaggatgAGGATGATGCGATGGGAGAGGAAACGGTCGTACCGGCCAAGGTGTCGAAGAAAGCGGCCGGCAACGGGGACTTGATCATGGGCGGTACGACTATTGACCAGGTCACCGGCATCAACCTgcagaagaagacaaaaaagagCCGCAAAGTGAAGCAGCGCGAAAAGCTTGGCACCAAGGGGGCGAAGGTGCCGGCCAAGTCGAATGAGAAGCTACAGAAGGAAGCGCTCGAGTATCTGGACACCTGGGGCAAGAACCGGCAGGAGTGGAAGTTTAGCAAGCTGAAGCAGATCTACATCCAGGAGCACGTGTTCGACGATTCCTTCATCGGCGAGGAGGCGTGGCCGATCGCGGTGGAGTATTTGAGCAAAACACAGGGCTTCGCCAGGGACCTGTTGACGGCTAAAGCGAAAGCCATTATCAAGAAAGGGGATGTGAATATGAAGGTGCAGGATAGCGCGAACTACAAGCGTGCCCGGGAACTGCTACAATGTTTGGGATGA
- the LOC1269929 gene encoding thioredoxin, mitochondrial: protein MAAIQKILNLRAPIGTFVRGISTSVPRFEIFKVQSPEEFNEKVRNSKDPVIVDFFATWCAPCRMLTPRIETVIGENEGKIKLAKVDIDEHTDLALDYEVQSVPVLLAIRDGKVEQRLVGLQDTDKLRTWVQNVVGKTK, encoded by the exons ATGGCAGCGATACAGAAAATTCTCAACCTGCGTGCACCGATCGGGACGTTCGTCCGGGGCATCAGCACCAGTGTGCCGAGGTTCGAAATCTTCAAGGTGCAGTCGCCGGAAGAGTTCAACGAGAAAGTTCGCAACAGCAAGGACCCGGTGATCGTGGACTTCTTTGCAAC GTGGTGTGCACCGTGCCGTATGCTGACCCCACGGATCGAAACCGTGATTGGGGAAAACGAGGGCAAAATAAAGCTGGCTAAG GTTGATATTGACGAGCACACGGACCTGGCGCTGGACTACGAAGTCCAGTCCGTCCCGGTGCTGCTGGCCATTCGTGACGGGAAGGTGGAGCAGCGGCTGGTCGGTCTGCAGGACACGGACAAGCTGCGAACGTGGGTGCAGAACGTGGTGGGAAAGACGAAATGA